One part of the Pyruvatibacter sp. genome encodes these proteins:
- a CDS encoding TetR/AcrR family transcriptional regulator, with product MRHQICQAAVRLGQRREIAPNDAKAWDDITIRDVAEEAQISVGTFYTYFKSRDDLAQAVWSVPVDQIRAAMQANYDASHDPAEKVRCLLQDYASIAITNTRFFKYVFLPVPDGRKNYVEKVDLGDEFFYRGLCAAFEEGQASGVFVDFDRHEMAQFFWSAIHGCLALPINLSRLRFDPPETLSTNVINVLLSLISNES from the coding sequence ATGCGCCATCAAATTTGCCAAGCCGCAGTGCGGTTGGGACAGCGTCGCGAAATTGCGCCCAACGATGCAAAGGCATGGGACGACATTACAATTAGAGATGTGGCCGAAGAAGCCCAGATCTCGGTCGGAACATTCTATACGTATTTCAAGAGTCGCGATGACCTCGCTCAGGCGGTTTGGTCTGTTCCAGTTGACCAGATCCGGGCTGCTATGCAGGCCAACTACGATGCTTCCCATGATCCAGCAGAGAAGGTGCGCTGTTTGCTGCAGGACTACGCAAGCATCGCAATCACAAACACCCGTTTCTTCAAGTATGTGTTTCTCCCAGTCCCCGATGGAAGAAAGAACTACGTCGAGAAAGTCGACCTAGGAGATGAGTTCTTCTATCGGGGTTTGTGCGCCGCATTCGAGGAAGGACAAGCTTCAGGCGTGTTTGTAGATTTTGATCGCCACGAGATGGCGCAGTTCTTTTGGTCTGCGATTCACGGCTGTCTAGCGCTACCGATCAACCTAAGCCGCTTGCGGTTTGATCCACCTGAAACGCTGTCCACAAACGTGATCAACGTCCTTTTGTCGCTGATTTCGAACGAGAGCTGA
- a CDS encoding sterol desaturase family protein, whose protein sequence is MQSTDAKALKNRNLPARAPLARAFEKWLGMPLNLIEAILSYVIVRPLNWALRHLDWLSHRLEGTLLRRVLQHTIFPATMVISLYLSFEFVENGGGLNSLLVLALIPVIVGLFVAPLERLMPFSRNWLEGKNDMSVDLMMFFSGAFWNGFSRFLLQALFIVGIIEMVEPYGHDLWPAQLPGVVQVFLFILLKDFFRYWYHRALHEVPFLWRFHAAHHSVERLYWLNGIRSHPIEVIGQALLFAVPLALLQPSVEIAVVAVLMQLSIGIFQHANLDLKLGFWEYIFSIGDNHRYHHYPDKQVGDSNYGGEFIVWDILFGTFHKVNGERPQDKIGIGTAPNYPMTMAGLLIAPFLPDQKVFGAEHDGQAKAENQPDQEAASLQRAL, encoded by the coding sequence ATGCAGTCAACTGACGCCAAGGCTCTCAAGAACCGGAACCTGCCTGCGCGCGCTCCGCTCGCCAGAGCTTTCGAGAAGTGGCTTGGGATGCCGCTCAACCTGATCGAAGCGATTCTGTCTTACGTCATCGTTCGCCCATTGAATTGGGCGCTGCGGCACCTTGATTGGCTGTCGCACAGACTGGAAGGCACGTTGCTGCGACGGGTTCTGCAGCACACAATCTTTCCCGCTACTATGGTCATCTCGCTTTATCTCAGTTTTGAGTTTGTCGAGAATGGTGGCGGGCTCAATTCCCTCTTAGTACTTGCGCTCATACCCGTCATTGTGGGCCTGTTTGTAGCTCCTCTGGAGCGCCTGATGCCGTTCAGCCGCAACTGGCTGGAGGGTAAAAATGACATGTCCGTCGATTTGATGATGTTCTTTTCCGGAGCATTCTGGAACGGATTCTCCAGGTTCCTGCTGCAGGCTTTATTCATTGTTGGCATTATCGAAATGGTGGAGCCCTATGGTCACGACCTTTGGCCTGCACAACTGCCCGGAGTGGTCCAGGTATTCCTCTTCATCCTGCTCAAGGACTTCTTCCGATACTGGTATCATCGCGCTCTGCACGAGGTGCCGTTTCTGTGGCGTTTCCACGCGGCTCACCACTCGGTTGAGCGTCTCTATTGGCTCAATGGCATTCGCAGTCACCCAATCGAGGTGATCGGTCAGGCGCTGCTCTTCGCGGTGCCGCTGGCCCTCCTTCAGCCATCGGTCGAGATCGCGGTCGTAGCTGTTCTGATGCAGCTAAGTATCGGGATATTTCAGCACGCCAACCTCGATCTGAAGCTGGGCTTCTGGGAATACATCTTCTCGATCGGCGACAATCACAGGTACCACCACTACCCCGACAAACAGGTTGGTGATTCCAACTACGGTGGCGAGTTCATTGTCTGGGATATCCTGTTTGGAACGTTCCACAAGGTGAATGGCGAGCGTCCGCAGGACAAGATCGGTATTGGCACCGCGCCAAACTATCCGATGACAATGGCAGGACTGCTGATTGCGCCGTTCCTGCCCGATCAAAAGGTCTTCGGTGCGGAGCACGATGGTCAAGCCAAGGCCGAAAATCAGCCCGATCAGGAGGCAGCGTCGCTACAGAGGGCACTTTGA
- the hpnE gene encoding hydroxysqualene dehydroxylase HpnE — translation MPTVHVIGAGLAGLSAAVALEGAGVPVQVYEAAGHAGGRCRSFYDKTLDHMIDNGNHLLLSGNKSALSYLKAIGSGDALSGPSRAAFPFIDAKTRERWTLKPNWGPIPWWVMSADRRVPDTRLHHYFSGLKIPFAKPDQTMADLMATSGPLFQRFWEPLVVAVLNTLPEKGAARLMWPVLRETFLKGEQACRPLIAKKGLGPAFIDPAVRRLGRTNRPVQFNTRLRNIEKTDGLITGLVFGDRTVSVQPHDAVILAVPPQRAHDILPDMEFPGEGETILNVHFRLQRPAPKPDGVGVIGLINAHAHWAFVRGNIVSLTVSAAGDLADRPAEELLPLFWEETRFALGLIDREYVAGKVIKERRATFDQSPAGVAKRPRTQTQWANLMLAGDWVDTGLPATIEGAIRSGGSAAESVLRRMKAA, via the coding sequence GTGCCGACAGTTCATGTGATCGGAGCAGGCCTTGCGGGCCTTTCGGCAGCGGTTGCGCTTGAGGGTGCGGGCGTGCCGGTGCAGGTGTATGAGGCGGCAGGCCACGCGGGCGGACGGTGCCGGTCGTTTTACGACAAGACCCTGGACCACATGATAGATAACGGCAATCACCTGCTGTTGAGCGGTAATAAATCAGCGCTCTCCTATCTCAAGGCGATCGGCTCAGGGGATGCGCTATCCGGGCCGTCCAGGGCGGCGTTCCCGTTCATTGACGCCAAAACGCGAGAACGCTGGACGCTGAAGCCCAACTGGGGACCGATCCCGTGGTGGGTGATGTCGGCAGATCGGCGGGTGCCGGACACCCGGCTGCATCATTATTTCAGCGGTCTCAAAATACCGTTCGCCAAACCTGACCAGACGATGGCGGATCTGATGGCGACGAGCGGGCCGCTGTTTCAGCGCTTCTGGGAGCCTTTGGTGGTGGCGGTGCTCAACACCCTTCCCGAAAAGGGGGCGGCGCGTCTGATGTGGCCGGTGCTGCGCGAAACCTTCCTGAAGGGTGAGCAGGCGTGCCGTCCGCTGATCGCCAAAAAGGGCCTGGGACCAGCTTTTATTGATCCTGCCGTTCGCAGGTTGGGGCGTACCAACCGGCCCGTGCAGTTCAACACGCGCCTGCGCAATATCGAGAAAACCGATGGGCTGATAACCGGCCTTGTGTTTGGTGACCGTACGGTGAGCGTGCAGCCTCATGATGCGGTTATTCTGGCGGTGCCGCCGCAGCGCGCGCACGACATTTTGCCGGATATGGAGTTTCCCGGTGAAGGTGAGACCATTTTGAATGTGCATTTCCGGTTGCAGCGTCCGGCTCCCAAGCCGGACGGCGTGGGGGTGATCGGTCTTATCAATGCACATGCGCACTGGGCGTTCGTGCGTGGCAATATTGTCAGCCTCACGGTTTCGGCTGCCGGTGATCTGGCAGATCGCCCGGCTGAGGAACTGCTGCCGCTTTTCTGGGAAGAAACGCGCTTTGCTCTTGGTCTTATTGATCGGGAATATGTGGCCGGGAAAGTCATCAAGGAGCGGCGGGCGACGTTCGACCAGTCGCCCGCAGGTGTTGCAAAGCGACCCAGGACGCAAACTCAATGGGCCAATCTGATGTTGGCGGGAGACTGGGTAGATACCGGTCTGCCAGCCACCATCGAAGGGGCTATTCGCTCGGGAGGCAGTGCGGCTGAAAGTGTGCTCAGACGCATGAAGGCTGCCTAG
- the hpnD gene encoding presqualene diphosphate synthase HpnD translates to MMQTSTGIMDPQAAAHHAAQIVKRSGTSFAAGMRILSRERREAMYAIYAFAREVDDIADEGGTYDERMAGLKEWRAEIARVYQSAPQTAVGVALVPAIRRFDLERGEFELLIEGMEMDVEGPLIAPSHARLMAYCRRVAGAVGLLSMPVFGAGRGDIEDRYALALANALQLTNILRDIDEDAQMGRVYLPAELLNAHNITTRDAAAIVSHPALQDVARSLGREARGWFAEAQALLVHLNWRDVRPALLMMGVYERYLRMMEERDFAQGTPIKLSKPAKLGIALRYLFVPPRAPAGKGA, encoded by the coding sequence ATGATGCAGACGTCAACCGGCATCATGGACCCGCAGGCCGCTGCCCACCATGCAGCGCAGATCGTCAAGCGGTCCGGCACATCGTTTGCGGCTGGTATGCGCATCCTGTCGCGCGAGCGTCGTGAGGCGATGTACGCCATCTATGCTTTCGCGCGCGAGGTTGACGACATTGCAGACGAAGGCGGCACCTATGATGAACGCATGGCCGGCCTGAAAGAATGGCGCGCCGAAATTGCGCGGGTCTATCAAAGTGCGCCGCAGACCGCAGTGGGTGTTGCGCTGGTTCCTGCCATCAGGCGGTTTGACCTTGAGCGCGGTGAGTTCGAGCTGTTGATTGAAGGCATGGAGATGGATGTTGAGGGGCCGCTCATCGCGCCATCTCATGCGCGTCTCATGGCCTATTGTCGCCGTGTGGCGGGGGCCGTGGGTTTGCTGTCCATGCCGGTGTTCGGGGCGGGACGTGGCGACATTGAGGATCGCTATGCGCTTGCACTGGCGAATGCGCTGCAACTTACCAACATATTGCGCGACATTGACGAAGACGCGCAAATGGGTCGTGTTTATCTGCCCGCTGAGCTTCTGAACGCTCACAATATAACCACGCGCGATGCCGCCGCCATTGTGTCGCATCCCGCACTGCAGGATGTGGCGCGTAGTCTGGGGCGTGAGGCGCGGGGCTGGTTTGCCGAGGCGCAGGCGCTGCTTGTGCATCTCAACTGGCGCGACGTGCGTCCGGCATTGCTGATGATGGGTGTCTATGAGCGGTATCTGCGGATGATGGAAGAACGCGATTTTGCGCAAGGCACGCCGATAAAGCTGAGCAAACCGGCGAAACTTGGCATTGCGCTGCGCTATCTGTTCGTGCCGCCGCGTGCGCCTGCGGGCAAGGGGGCCTGA
- the hpnC gene encoding squalene synthase HpnC, giving the protein MDSPSASHTAADQHRTVPGAAARAETPSGKGARDENFPVGSVLLPARFRPVVMAFYGFARAADDIADNPTLSADAKLARLDAMEASLEADDTSRGAELARLLHAHGLDATHPRALLRAFRQDAVRGRYASLDELHGYCRMSADPVGRFLLDLHEGGASKAALVYRYSDGLCTALQILNHLQDCGKDLMTMDRCYLPGDMLNAAGAEIADLRGPSLTPGLRTVIDRLLDDVDAQLSQAGKLPRALRSRRLAMESAVIFRLAHRLAARLRRADPLATRVALSKWDFFTATVCGAVAGFVTGGRGQ; this is encoded by the coding sequence ATGGATAGCCCGTCCGCCTCCCACACTGCCGCCGATCAGCACCGCACCGTGCCAGGTGCAGCGGCGCGCGCGGAAACGCCCTCCGGCAAAGGCGCACGTGATGAAAACTTCCCCGTTGGATCGGTGCTGTTGCCCGCGCGGTTTCGGCCTGTCGTCATGGCTTTTTATGGCTTTGCCCGTGCTGCGGACGACATTGCGGACAACCCCACATTGTCGGCAGATGCAAAGCTGGCGCGGCTGGATGCCATGGAAGCGAGCCTTGAGGCAGACGACACCAGCCGAGGTGCCGAACTTGCCAGGCTCTTGCACGCTCATGGTCTTGACGCGACACACCCGCGCGCGTTGCTGAGGGCGTTCCGTCAGGATGCGGTTCGCGGACGATATGCCTCGCTTGATGAGTTGCATGGTTATTGCCGCATGTCGGCGGACCCGGTAGGGCGGTTTCTGCTTGATCTGCATGAAGGTGGTGCGAGCAAAGCTGCGCTGGTTTATCGGTATTCGGATGGTTTATGTACGGCTTTGCAGATCCTCAACCATTTGCAGGATTGCGGCAAAGACCTGATGACCATGGATCGGTGCTATCTGCCGGGCGACATGCTGAACGCCGCCGGTGCTGAGATTGCTGATCTGCGCGGCCCGTCGCTGACGCCAGGTTTGCGCACTGTCATCGACCGGCTTCTGGATGATGTGGACGCACAGCTTTCGCAGGCCGGCAAACTGCCGCGTGCGTTGCGGTCGCGCAGGCTGGCGATGGAATCTGCCGTTATCTTCCGTCTGGCGCATCGGCTGGCTGCCCGCCTGCGGCGAGCTGATCCGCTGGCAACGCGGGTGGCGCTCAGCAAGTGGGATTTTTTTACTGCGACCGTCTGCGGCGCTGTGGCAGGCTTTGTAACAGGCGGGAGAGGGCAATGA